DNA from Phocoena phocoena chromosome 1, mPhoPho1.1, whole genome shotgun sequence:
ACCCCAGGAGCAACTGGGGTAGTAGCTCCAGGGACAGGCAGCCAGCTAGAGGGTTCCGTTTGGGCAACCATCCCCACTCCGCAGAGTCCAGCTTCAGCCATCAGAGGTGTGTCCAATACAACAGAAGGTGATCGAGTGTGGAGCACGAGAAGTTTGGAAGCAAACAGGACTAGGGCCAGcgaaagagagagggaaacaaCTACTGGGACTGATAGGcaaagagaggaaacagagagggTCAGAATAGCCCCAGACACAGCTGAGAAGGTCATGGCGACCATTAGGCCATCAACCCTGGTCTCAGATAAGTGGATGTGGGAAACCCACCAAGAAGAAATGTCGGTTTCTAAGCCACAAGCCCTGGGCTCCGTTGAAGGAATCCCCCCAGTTGCAGTTGTGTGGACCTTGGAGCCAACCAGCATAGAGATGGCATCTGCGGAAGGAAGCAGTGAAGGAGACCTAGATACCCCTGCTGGAGACAGTGGTCCCCAAGTGACGTCAAGCCAGGCCCTGGCAGCAAGGCCCTTCAGGCCCCTGGGCAAGGACTCCCAAGTGAAGAGGTAAACCCCCAGGCTGCCCTCTCCGTTGGGACTCCACATCTGCTCCATCCCTTTGCACGCCTCTCAGTGAGCTAACCTCTGTGACCCCCTCTGTCTGCTCACTCCTCTCCCTTTGTAACCTCAGGACAGTAAAGCATAAGGGACATGAAAGTCAGAATCCTCCCTCATCCAAGGGTCCTTGCTGGGAGAACACTATCTGAGCATCTTCATGTGATTTTCAAGCAAAAATATAAGTGCTAGAATAATGGAATATTTAGGTGGGACtgttgggacttttttttttaaagatgaggaaacaagctcCGACGAGGTCAGGGTGTGACTCACTGAAGCTACAAAGACAGATTGTGGCAAAGCCAAATGCCAAGCGTAGATGCCCTGACCCTCACTCACTTCTCTTGCCCACTGTTGCACGTtggtggaggagggaaaggatCAGGGCTTGGGATCTGGAAGGCAGGGGACCTAGTCTCAGCTCGGTAACTAACCCTCCATGGGAATTCGGGCAGTCAGCTTGCCTTGGCCTcagcttctcatctgtaaaatgaggggcaAGGGCCAAAGGGTCTTCAGTCTCCTCCCCAGCTCCaacctccatcccctcccctgctGCTTCCACTCCAGTGTTTCTCTGGAAGAGAAAAACATCTCTCGGATGCTGACTCCAGTCTCTTCGGTGCTGTGTCCGCTTATGCTGACGGCTCTTGTTCTGCTGCAAAGGAAGCTCCGGAGAAAGAGGAGGTGTAAGTGGAGTTTAAGTCACCCCAAGGCCGGGGAGGGGAGCGCCTGTTCCCATCTGACACCCTCAGGACTGGGTCGGGGTCAGAGTTGGTACCAGGACCTCTGGATGTAGAAGTGCTAAATTCTAGTCCGAGCCACTTAACCAAGCTTGGCCTTGGTTCCTTTGTCAATCAAATGGGAAAGTAGTCTATGCATTTACGTCTCAATGGCATCCCAGAGCTTAAGGAGAAGCTCTTCAGAAGACGGCAAGACAGCTGGTAGTCATATGAACCACGTGGACAGTCCTGACAGCAGGTCGGAGTACAGGGCCCAAATGTGGAACCAGACTGCATTTGTACCCTCTGCACGGTCCAGCTGGAAGTCTCTTAAAGCGCCAGGCCCGGGTTTAAACATTCCTAAAGGGACCGCTCCACGGCGTTTAGATCTGGTGAAGAAAGGGTGAGATGCTCTGGGAGCAAGTCAAAGGGGCTAAGATTCTCAGACCCAGCTCCCCAAAGGCCTGGCCCAATCCCTGCCGATCTAAGGGCTCAGTTGCAAATCCTCTGTGTCAGGAAGTCCTTGAGGATTGCGATGGGTGAGGGTGGTTCTCAAGGGACCAAATTCAGTGCCCAGGATGCTCACAGTGTGCTCTGTGTCTGTGCAGCTCAGGAGACAGAAAGGTCACCAGGGGTCACCTTGATTCAGATGACACAGTTCCCGGACCTGAGCCTCCAGCCAGACCAGCTTCCCCAGGTGGAAAGGAAGATGCTCCAAGATGACTCTCCTCCGCTCCGTGCCAGCCTGAGTATCCCGGAGAGGGACCCTGGACCCCAAGGAATGGAAGGATAAGCCGCTCAGACACCATGGAAAAAAGAACCAGGACCAAATACcagcctcttctcttccttcctccgcCTGTATGAAGGGAAGCTTGGGGAGCTGGGACTCCATCTGGGGAAGCAAAGGCTGACCATCACTGGACCAAGGAAGGTCCAGCATTTTTCATGAAGGCTGCAGGAAAGGATCTATTAGTTACTGGAGGAGGTCAGTGGACCTGGAAAAAGTGGAATTTCCATTCCTGGAGGTTTGAAAATATGAGAGGCTTCCAATCAGGGTGGAGAATTAACAAAATTTCAACCATCACTCCTAGCCCTTGGTAGGTGCCCCCTTTTTCTGACACCTCTTAA
Protein-coding regions in this window:
- the FCAMR gene encoding LOW QUALITY PROTEIN: high affinity immunoglobulin alpha and immunoglobulin mu Fc receptor (The sequence of the model RefSeq protein was modified relative to this genomic sequence to represent the inferred CDS: substituted 1 base at 1 genomic stop codon), with the translated sequence MPVLLILCLLQGSALAPPHGRPCLTWLWDGSLPSGPTLWAKETLPVFSPLCWREEXSTPAANALKGPRLVSGEPGGAVTIRCHYPRLPINSRQRKYWCRLRPLTWACHTIVSTNHYTHLRYRGRVALTDFPQRGLFVVRLSQLSLEDVGHYRCGIGNTNNMLFFSMNLTISAGLSRAVPAATVAAGELITESFVTVSPAANRRAPGTMQTIERQGTGWDRVALTLGTSKTTASAKGRQTPGATGVVAPGTGSQLEGSVWATIPTPQSPASAIRGVSNTTEGDRVWSTRSLEANRTRASERERETTTGTDRQREETERVRIAPDTAEKVMATIRPSTLVSDKWMWETHQEEMSVSKPQALGSVEGIPPVAVVWTLEPTSIEMASAEGSSEGDLDTPAGDSGPQVTSSQALAARPFRPLGKDSQVKSVSLEEKNISRMLTPVSSVLCPLMLTALVLLQRKLRRKRRSQETERSPGVTLIQMTQFPDLSLQPDQLPQVERKMLQDDSPPLRASLSIPERDPGPQGMEG